A genome region from candidate division KSB1 bacterium includes the following:
- the obgE gene encoding GTPase ObgE, with the protein MFIDYAKIHVKAGDGGHGCVAFRREKYEPKGGPAGGDGGKGGDIILKATRHMNTLLDFRYKKNYTARNGEHGKGARMTGKNGESCVIVVPIGTYARDESGRVLADLTRDDQQVVLVRGGKGGRGNARFATSTNQAPRHSEEGMPGEEKDIIIELKLIADVGLVGFPNAGKSTLLSRISAAKPKIADYPFTTLVPNLGIVKIDDFRTFVVTDIPGLIKDAHKGKGLGHQFLRHIERTRVLALLLDSSSKEIEYDYLTLLKELQSYSKELARKPRIVVVTKTDLQNTGQIETDLALFKHEKTLAISSVSGDGLEALLNTLWDVLNEH; encoded by the coding sequence ATGTTCATAGATTATGCGAAAATACATGTAAAGGCCGGTGACGGCGGTCATGGTTGTGTTGCGTTTCGCCGTGAAAAATACGAACCCAAAGGCGGGCCTGCAGGAGGAGATGGCGGCAAGGGAGGCGATATCATTCTCAAGGCCACACGCCATATGAATACATTGTTGGATTTTCGTTACAAAAAGAACTATACGGCCCGGAACGGAGAGCACGGCAAGGGAGCCAGGATGACGGGCAAAAACGGCGAGTCTTGTGTGATCGTCGTTCCGATTGGCACCTATGCCAGGGATGAGTCCGGCCGTGTTCTGGCGGACCTGACTCGCGATGATCAGCAGGTGGTACTGGTGCGCGGAGGTAAAGGCGGGCGCGGCAATGCCCGTTTTGCAACTTCCACCAATCAGGCGCCCCGGCATAGTGAAGAAGGCATGCCGGGTGAAGAAAAAGATATAATCATCGAGCTGAAATTAATCGCAGATGTCGGACTGGTGGGATTCCCCAATGCCGGAAAATCTACACTGCTGTCCCGGATTTCCGCGGCAAAACCAAAAATAGCGGATTATCCGTTTACCACCCTGGTTCCGAACCTGGGTATTGTCAAAATCGATGATTTTCGGACATTTGTGGTCACCGATATACCCGGATTGATTAAAGATGCACACAAAGGAAAAGGGTTGGGACATCAGTTTCTAAGGCATATAGAACGTACCCGTGTTCTGGCGTTGCTGCTGGATTCCAGTTCCAAAGAAATAGAATATGATTATTTGACATTGCTGAAAGAACTGCAGTCCTACAGTAAAGAGTTGGCCCGCAAGCCCCGAATTGTGGTTGTTACAAAAACGGATTTACAAAACACAGGTCAAATTGAGACCGATCTTGCCCTGTTCAAACATGAAAAAACACTTGCTATATCATCAGTCAGCGGGGACGGGCTGGAGGCATTGTTGAATACATTATGGGATGTGCTTAATGAACACTAA